A single Amphiura filiformis chromosome 19, Afil_fr2py, whole genome shotgun sequence DNA region contains:
- the LOC140141160 gene encoding uncharacterized protein — protein sequence MIKMQISGIYGKLYRELISKDNPTSIPTGSYDCAVIGAGICAGHIEADALPEIIRIVKPGGVIALNIGDYWYRLKQFGPGLETKLQQCLETGLLETVIKQRTIYMYNCDDANVYILKKSSTEIISEV from the exons ATGATCAAAATGCAAATAAGCGGTATCTATGGCAAACTGTACAGAGAGCTGATAAGTAAGGACAATCCAACATCTATTCCGACAG GAAGCTATGATTGTGCTGTCATCGGTGCAGGCATCTGCGCAGGTCATATTGAAGCTGACGCATTACCTGAGATAATCCGTATCGTCAAACCCG gAGGCGTCATCGCCCTCAATATCGGCGACTACTGGTACAGACTGAAACAATTTGGGCCCGGTTTGGAGACCAAGCTACAGCAATGTCTGGAGACCGGTTTACTAGAAACTGTAATAAAACAACGTACAATTTACATGTACAATTGTGATGACGCAAATGTTTATATTCTTAAAAAAAGCTCGACCGAGATTATTTCAGAAGTATAG